The genomic DNA TAGTCCCTTCCAGAGTACTCAATGATAATCTGGCCACATCAACACCTGACACTTACCAAGCACCACCTGCACCTTTGCCCTATGATGTGGGTTTAGAGAACTTACCAACATTGCCTGGAGATGTTGCAAATTGTGGCACTAAAGTAGATGAAAATGAAACACTGAGTTCTCAGACAACAGTAGAGAAAAATGATAATTTTGTAACTTCAGGCTGCAATAATAAACCCGACTGTGAGCAGAAGTCTCCTAAAATTAGTGAAGACGAGATCAGTAAGCTTATCACCTCTCCAGAAGAGGAGGATGCTTGTCCTATTTGTCTCGAAGGTAGTGTTGTCCTTGGTTGAAGTGAACTAATTTTTCCATTATATGCATATAGTGTCTCATGAGATTAGGGCATTGACTGTTTTGTACAATTTTACTACTTTTAATTCTGACAACAATCAGTGAATCTGTTTTAGCATCATACTTGGGTTAGTTTGCTAACACTTCTTGTTATTCTACTTCTTGAGCAACACGAATATAAGCTATCTTGCATCCTCACTTTTCCGCTTCGATCCTTCTCCATTAGAGAAAAATGGTACAAGAGTATAATTTCATAATCATAGCATGATCAATACCCATTCCCTTGGTATCCTGCCTGGTTCATGACATTTGCAATCTCTCACCAAAACTCAGGTGTTGATTTGCTCTAGATCTGTTTGTTTACTATATATTGCTTTGTCCACTATTCTTGATAGTGTTGTGTTATTCAAGATTTCCCGCATGTGTTTATTTTGAGAATAAATTTATTTTGACATAGCTATTACGTTGATTTATTTGAACGCTTATGCAAGTTTCCTAGGATGAAGAAATCATATTTGATCCTTTAAACGTTCAGTTTGTCTCTAACCTGAAAATATTCCTTCTATAAAGCACGCCTATGCTTTCTATGACACTTGGATTTCGCAGTCTGATTAattcttaatcttttttttttctttgatagaTTATGATACAGAGAATCCTCGTATTCTAACTAAATGCGAGCACCATTTCCATCTGTCCTGTATCCTGGAGTGGATGGAGAGAAGTGATACCTGTGCAATTTGTGACCAGGTACTCAGTTGAAATGATTCAATTATGCCTAATAAGCCAGAGGAATTTGTTTATGTCTGGTATTGTCACCAACTGTTTTCAAGGCCATGTTTGGTAGGGTGAAATAATATAAAATAGGAATGCTACATATTTTCGTTCCAATTTCTAGATGGACAACTTAATGTGGAATGATCATTTAAAGAATGTGATCCATTCAATTCCTTCTATTCTATAGTAATCCATTCCGCTTTTACTAAATATAATGAAATTTATCATTCCATCCATTGGATAATTTAATAGGTGGATGGAGGACTCAACAAGATTTGCTGAATTGGACAGGCTCATTGAACCAAACAAGTTAAGCAAATTCACTGTATGTATGAACTGGGCAAGTCAAATGGGTTGGCAGACCTAACAGGTGGTGAAGCTGTAAGAATTAGGCTGGTTGGAAAGTTCAGTTGCATTGAGTGATTGGATGAGCTGAATGGATAAAGTGAATCAGGCAAACCATAAGAGTGGCACAGGCCTAATAAGCCAAGAAACCAGATAGGTTATGCAAGCCCAGTGGATTAGATGAGTTGAACTTGCCAAACATATGGGATGGGGATGGGCTATGGGTTAGACAAGCATAACACACCAGATTAATCATACGAGCTTGGTGGATTGGACTGGCTAGACAAGCTAATCAAATTGTATAAGCTAGACAAATTGTGAGTGCCAAGTGAGCCAAATGGATTGTGTAAACTATCTTACTCTGACAATCTGAGAGAGTTGCATTGTGCAAGAAGGCTAAATAGACAACGCGGATGAAGTGGGCCAGATGGATCTAGTGAGAATGTGAGAACTGGGTATACTGGGTGAACCAAGCAAACTAGATGAGCCTGTTCGATTCTTAGAATCAGACAGACTTAGCAGGAACAACCATTATGGATAGCCAAACATCGTTTGAATCATCTCATTATCAAACTATTCCATTAATGCTAGCTAAAAAAGAATGAAATGAATCGTTTTTAAGTTATTATTTCATTCGATCCTCATTTCCTCCTACAAGCTATCTTCTAAGTTTGATGCCTATGTTATTCTTTCACATGCATATGGATCAAGAAATTGATTCTAACTCTATTGTTTCTTTGCAGATAATGATTATTGACAACGTGTACGGTATGGTATCTCCCTAGCAGAACTTTTAACCAGTTGAGTAAATTCTCAAGCAACTGAAAGAATTTCGAGTTTCGGGTCAAAAAATGCACATGATATTGCCAAATTCATCTGAAATCGCCTGATGGAGTATCGAATAGACactgaaattcaaaaaaaaaaaaaagaaaaatttaaacacacacacacacaaggtaatgaaatctctttcaatctattatcatgtaaatcctgttCGTTCCCTCAAATGTTTTTTTCTGTCAGTCGATGTAAATTTGAGTTAAACCAGGATAGTTCCATGTTGGTTTGTGACCTGCAATTCCCCTTTATCTTGAGTCTCATAGTCTGTATCTATATACTCTCTAGATACCCCCCTATAAATATCTGATATCAGTCATTGCATTTGTACTTGTCATGTCGTCTCATTGTTGGTATCTGATGTTGTCTCAATTGTACTTAAAAAAAACATTTCTTATAGCAGTTGAATGTATCAGAGTCTAGCTGGTGCTGACTTGTTTATCAAAAAAGGTCAATGCCTGCTCAAAGTGTCTCGACTGTGAATGCCATATTTTGAAAAGAACATTGGATAGAAATTACTATGCATCTGAAAGGATCTGAGACTGAAAGCCTTCAAATCCTTGACACGCAGTTTACTTCGCTGAATACTCCCGGCAAGCAACCAACTTCCAGTGGATGGCTTCTGCTTCTCGTCACTGCCTGTGGTAAGTTTTAAAACTCAATCACCATGGGCATAGTTATAAAGGATATTATAAAGATTCAGTACTCTAGACAGAACTTACTCATTGATTTATTAGGCTAAATAATCCATACTTCAGCTACTATTGGAACATCACCTCCCATCTTTTACCCCGTCAATTAATTGGGGTATTTGGTAGTAGGAGTGTCAAAAATGAATCCGACGACTTGACGCTAACTATCCGAAAAAAAATTAGGTTCGGATGGGGGGTTTTTAGATTCAAGTTAGAGGTTTTTCAAGTAGAAGATTTGTTGACCCAGATTGATTTGAATTTAGGTTTtagtaaattttttgaaattaaattaaattttattttaaaaaaattaagatatgTTATGTATTTCAATATCAGTATGATAATAATGGAGTAGTGagataaaaatgaagaattataaaaaatataattaaataattatttttaatcgaGTTATTTGAgtcagatttagggattttagaTCGTATTTGGgttgaaattttttataatttttttttcaattcgaTTTATTCAAATTGGCAATCTCTATTTGGTAGCAATTTTTTTTACACAAATACTACTGTGCTTATTTCCAGGTTCGTCACATACTGTCTGAAATATGACTAAACCCGTTTTGGGTAATTGACAGAGCAGTAAGAAACAGCAACAATAATGAATCGATATAAACTTtacaatagataaataaataaaattaagacTTCTTATTggtaattttaatactataagCAAAATCAATTTAAGATTTGGGAAAACTTTTTttattattgattccaaactgTTTGACATAAAATTTTAACCTCTTTTTATATACTAATAACACTGTTTATTCTTTGAATAATAAAGATTTAGCTTATCCCGATAAAAATAATTATCCATTTTTAAATATACTAAATAGgatttaaaatcttaaaaaaaattatcggtTTTTAATAATGTCAAATAGGATTTAAAATCCCACCAATGCAGCAGAATTGAAATTCAGACGAATTTTTAACACTAACCACAATATCCAAAATACACAGAAGCCTCTAAATCATTTAGAACAATCAATGAAGCATCAAACGTTTTGATGAGTAACCCTACGGGGGCCTGGCACAATTAATATCTGTATAGATAATTACTGTAATAAAtcttgagattaatttttaactaATGCAAAATACCTAACCTAATGGAGTGATTGACCTCCATATACCCGCTGGACTAGAATAACATATCTTCATAATTTATTTACCTATATCTTACTATAGGACTGATATTTATCTACCTATATCTTACTATAGGACCGACGCTATTGAACCATTTAAGATATACGATATCACCTCACTCCAAAAGTTTTGATGAGTAATCAAAAATAAGCAAATTCCAACTTAAACTTGCAATATCTTGATCGAGATCAAATAAATAGTGTATAATAAAACAATCCATGATATCAAATTAGACAACTCAGATGACTGAATTCAAGAAAACAAAAGGCAACAAAGAGTTTTTAGAACTACAAAATGATGTTCTTGGAATGAATCTAGGAAAAATCTTTTACAAAGGCATTCAAATTCCTAATGCACTACTATTTTGCCACACCCATCTGGTTTTCTCCACCTTTAAGCTGCCTTTGTTTTTGGAGCCTTCCTCTTGGAATGCCTCTTTGTAATCGAGTTCTTCATACCTAGGAAGAAGAGCAACGCACCAAATAGGGCTAAATTCTGCAGTAAAAGATGTAATTTTAGTAAACGTGAGACCAAACTGATTGACAAAGTTGGCGGGAGAGAGACTAGTAAACAACCTGTGTGAACTTGGAAAAAAGTTCTACGAATTCTGGCCTTTGAATATCATAGTTGTAGAAATCGAACAAGATGGGTGTCGCAAAAGTCAAGTAAAGCAGCTGCAAGGAAGAAAGCGGGACCATTTTTAAGTGACATCATCTCAAATCCAATTAAAGCTAATTGCTCTGGGCAGTTAATGAAGTGCACGAAGCCAATCCAAGAACTAAAGTAAGAACCCTCACTAGCAGTTTAGCCTTTATGCTTGCATTGAGGAACAAGAACTGAAGTCTAACGGGAAATACGAACCGAGAACAATATCACTTACCAGAAGATACGCTCCAAAGGAACTGCTAAAGATGAATAGAAGCCCACCTAGCCCTTTCAGGGCTATGGCTGCAGAAACTATATGCTTCATCTGaaagtgagagaaaaaaaaatcaatttaactaGTATTTATTATGGTTTGATTGCTAAAATACAGAGTCAGCATGGCGAAAAAAAGAGAGTATTCTCACATCAACTTCAGGGACTTTTAATCCTAGGTGTGAGGTGATATGATTTACAAAAGTATTGTACTTTGGAGCAAGAAGCTTTGCTGCTGGTCCACCATCAACTCCAAACTCAATAAACCTGAAAACAGAAAGCTAATATCAGCACATACCTTATTTCGGTGTCCTGCTATCTCAAAAAATACCATATACTACAACAGAAATTTTAACTTCTTACCATAAAAACATTAGACTTAGCAGAAGGTACACCAACTAAATTACACTTTTGTGGATGGGCTGATGCCTAGAGCTaagtttctattttcattttgtcAAGTTGCTTTTCAAACCAAGATGTGGACAGACAGAGATGATATCTAAGCATTTCAAACACATGTTTTTGACATTTTAGTTTAACAGTTCAGCAGGTGTTATTGTATACATATTCAATGCCAGAATAAACCATTTTATTATGCTCCTAATAGACCAATACTAAATCTTATTATGATGAAATACTACATACTATAAATATGACGAAACCAACACTCGAAGTATTAACAGTAATTATTTGCTTGAAAGCCTTCTATAGAAGTTTAATTACCATTTTTCAACAGAGTGGCATGTAAAAGAACCAACGGAGAAAATCATCTCTAAAGTTATCCACTACAAATAAAACAGCACCCTTCCAACAAGATAATAGAAAAATATCTGTAGGTAGGTCATGTAGAAACTTGGAGTGAACATTGCTACACAAGTGCAAGTACCTACGGCACGCCCGTCACATGGCAACATATCTGAGCTTTATTCCTATGTAATTATACAAAGAACAAAATATTTCCTTGATGTATATAAGAATTAGATATTAATTCCATCCAGCATACATCAAAACGCCAAATACAAATAATCTACTGGACTCCTAGTTCTAGCTATATAGGTTCACAAACTAGCATAGATTTGACAATCAAGTGATTCTCTTTTTGCGGATCAAACACTAGTTTCATGGATATGTTTGTTGATCTCTTTTTAAACATGTACCAAACTGGAAGGAGCAAATATATGAAAGGTAACACACACTGCCAAAACAGCAAGCACTTGCCcgatttctaaaataactttaaaaaataaagttgTTAGCATACAAGTACAACATTACAATGCTCTAACACCGAACATATAATCATTAAAATAACCTTAAGAGGTTCAATTTCCTAATCATCACTTGAACAGTAAAAACAAACTTGATGGAGAGAAATTGCTttagaaaaaaaatgttttatttcCCAAAGGTTCAGATTCCCTAAAACTAAGAGGTCGCAATGACTTCTAGATGTAAATGAGCTCCATGCCATTTGTTGCAATGCAGCATTAGCAAACCTAAACACCACTTGCAATGGCCGCAATCACAATTTTAATGTTTAACTTTGCATATGAATAAATAAATGGCACACAGAAAATCAGTTGCATATCACACAAAATTTTTAATATCAATCACCGTCTGACTCACATATAAAGGCTGAAAATATTCCCCCAGTTACCTCAACTGATTCGAAGATCAAAGATAACAACATCTAGATATACAACTACAATCTCAAACAAGAAAAAACTATACGCATAGATATGATTCTGCCCAAATACATTATGTGAAGCGCAATGTGTCACTTTCTTTCTCCCCTGAAACATATTTGATGGTGAGTGACGACGTGCTTAAAGATGCAAAATTTATACTGCCTAATGTACGATCGAACAGCACCAAAGTTCTTCTAAAAAACAAGGAGGCATGTGATTAGCATAAAAGGGGGAACTTGTTTCCAAAGACGACTAAAACCGGATCCGGGGCTAACGAACTTCCTTGTTTAACAGATCGTAACGAAGTTGGGGGGAAACCTCACGACGGAACTCTTACCCAGACGAAAAGAATCGTGATTTAGCATGAAATACAGCGAAACCTAAATCTCCGGACAGGATAAGGAGTACCCTAAGCAACAAAAACGAGCAGATCTGAAGTCGAAAAAGAGGGCAGGGAGATGCGAGGATGAGGCTTACTCCTGGTAGACGGAGAGGAGGAAGACTGATGCAAAGAGGACTCTCCCCGCAAAAGAAACGAACCCcatagcggcggcggcggcgtcggCGTCTCAGAGATCGGATCGCCGGCTCGGAGATGGAGGAGAAGATGGCCGACGAGAGAGAAAGATCCACCTCTTCTCGGTTCGGCTTTATTCACAGCAGGAGGACGAGGGTGCCACGAGCAATGGAACAGAATCACAGTATTGCCACTGGACCCATCCAATGGTCCATATTGCCGTTTAGTTAAAGTAGCAGGAAGCCAGCCGTCGGATACGGTTCCGGTAGTCCCCACACGTGATCCCACGATCTAACGGCCAGTAGATGCCGGCACGGCGCCGGCGTCAATACACGCTTATGGATTCAGGCATTACTTGGTGGATCCGCCCCGTTAATATCAATCCCACTATCCAATGGATGAAATAAATCCGTTCTAAAGCCCAATAACCGATAACGGGCCTATAGTCAAATCAATCTTTTAAgatttgttaaaataattttaagtataattttgtatggTAATATTTAATAATCATGTGAGTAAAATGATAGAGGAAAAAAATCTTAAGAAGAAACTAAGGATAAATACATAAATTCATGATATATCATTTTCATTTTTATATAGGTCCatcattttatatatttattcttgatttttttaaaaaaaattttcctctgtaaattatttttctaatctTTTATCTATCAGAGTGTGTTTTGGAAGTCTTAAAGATGCATTTAAAATtgtaatttatataaaaaaaaatgagtttCTTGTATAAAGATGTACACAaagatttatttgattttcattATATTATTTCTCTCATATTAGATCGATTGGAATTCTCTCAGTGAAAGCATCATTAAGCTACCCATGCTTAATAATTTTTAgtaatagattaaaaaaaatattctttttactcAACTAAATatgttttattcatatttttatttttttatatatatttagtgCCATATACGCTTAGCCAATTAGGCATAAGCCAACTTGGCTTAGGTCAAGCACCTTGTACTTGCATTACATATATCTGAACTTTGAGAAGTAGAGGTGTCAAAAAATAATCCCGAATTATTAATCCGATCTGAATAGATATAAAAAAGATAGATTTGGATTGAAAATTTTTAGATTAGGATCAAATCAGGTTGAATTTGAAATAGACTCAGAATTTTTTTTGGACACGGATTGAGTTCGAGTTGACTTGGATTATTTAGGATTAGAGTTTTAGCGTATACTTTATATAATTAAActcttaaatttaaatatttgaatttataaaatataatcaTCATATAATTTAGACTAGGTACGTTTATCATTatgtgtttaaattaaaatattattattacatgtttaaaatttttaattaattattttattaaagaaTAAAAGAGTAATATTGTATAGTAAAAAATCAAATAGTATCAGGGctgattattttataatttttaggttGGTTTCGAATTTGACTCGGATTcgattgataattttttataatacCCTTATTTAAATCTAATCCAAACTTATCTTATATATCTGAATTGACATTCACACCTCTAATAACAACTGATGTCAAGCTCAACCTCCGATTGTGCTTCGTGATTTACTCGGATCGTCTGTTTACCAGGATACAACAGTAAAATCATGAACGCAACCAAACATTGATTGTTTGTGACGAACTGAGAATGTCACTTGAGggctatcacgagtagttcagccGAGCAGATGCACAACTGAGAGAAGAATCGGGGAACGAATTtggaggaattctcttgctttGACTTTCGCTTTTGCTTCTCTTACGCGTCTCTTTTTGCTCAAGATCCAACCTTCTTATATAGAAGCTCTCACCTTAcctgcaataaatgatcaaattatgatcatttaatattggatttaatgtcgtcattaatgggtttaatatcttcattaatgtcgagacgttacgaaATCATTATTAATGGGCTTAATGTCGCCATTAATCCTGAGAtgttacgaaatcaccattaatgagtttaatgctgccattaatgtcgagacgttacagaatcatcattaacttcacattaatacTTCCGTTACACTCTTGAGTATGTAGCAAAAAGATATTCAAGTGGTAATATGTTAGTTCATTCTTTTGGATAAATTTTGTCTCGATCGGTCTGGCATTTGATATGcgcaggtcgtgctcgcacacgagtcaaccttggttcagtacaatccggaCCCTGAATTTGCACCCACCCCTGCGCACTCACGCGTAAGAGattctctccccatgcatatatTTACAACAttaatgcatgtgtcataatttaaatcaataataaagtaagagacttctaatgtaggactaaactcatgcacaatagagtctctttgTTTCCATCtgtttattccattcacatttccaacaattgcccacatgaatggaaaacaggatatatgatagcattcaacagttgagtcaaaTATAAGATAGGTCGGTTTTGCCTTTTGAACCTTCCTTTGTGAAGATCTGTTTGTTTACTGACTGACAGTAGACGTGATGCCCTTGAACTGTTCTGTCGTctgtgtaagcattgacatatctcacccaagactctccttgATACAACTTAGTTCTCATGAGTGttttcgttcttggccatgaacacacctggttctgtgagaagt from Zingiber officinale cultivar Zhangliang chromosome 4A, Zo_v1.1, whole genome shotgun sequence includes the following:
- the LOC121970873 gene encoding uncharacterized protein LOC121970873, producing the protein MGFVSFAGRVLFASVFLLSVYQEFIEFGVDGGPAAKLLAPKYNTFVNHITSHLGLKVPEVDMKHIVSAAIALKGLGGLLFIFSSSFGAYLLLLYLTFATPILFDFYNYDIQRPEFVELFSKFTQNLALFGALLFFLGMKNSITKRHSKRKAPKTKAA
- the LOC121970872 gene encoding probable E3 ubiquitin-protein ligase RHB1A, whose product is MGGCCCCSSRSAESDSSPAYYYHPRNLEENEPLSVTNHGALPLVPSRVLNDNLATSTPDTYQAPPAPLPYDVGLENLPTLPGDVANCGTKVDENETLSSQTTVEKNDNFVTSGCNNKPDCEQKSPKISEDEISKLITSPEEEDACPICLEDYDTENPRILTKCEHHFHLSCILEWMERSDTCAICDQIMIIDNVYGMVSP